In Mycolicibacterium lutetiense, the sequence ACGCGTTACCCGCGCATTCGACAAGATTCTGCGCGGAGAACCGTTCAGCAGCCGCCACCGAATCATCGATACCCACGGTCGCACACACTGGGTCGTCGTTGTTGGCGACCGGCTGTTAGCCGACGACGGAGGACTGCTCGGCGCCAGCGGGTTTTACATCGATGTCAGCGACGCAATGCAATCGGACCTCACCGAAGCCGTCGCCGAAATCGCGGCGTCACGCGCCGAAATCGAACAGGCCAAAGGCATCCTCATGATGTCGTACCGCATTGATGCCGACCGAGCCTTCGAACTTCTCGTGTGGCGATCGCAGGAAACCAACACGAAAGTCCGCGACATTGCGCTCCAATTCATGCAGGCGGTGACGGGCATCGAGTTCAGCGCAGACACCACGCAACAGATCGATCGGATACTAATCAACCTCCCTGTAGCCAGTCCCCAACAACCCTGAGCACCAGCAGGACTCGACCTGAGACCATCGCAACGGCCGCACAAAACCAGACCTTATATTGCTACCGGAACTTACGCAGGCCCCTAGACCAATAGCTCGAATAGGCGCGCCTAGGGCAGCACATTTCGCTCCCCGCTACAAGGCACACGCGACCTTGTGGC encodes:
- a CDS encoding PAS and ANTAR domain-containing protein — protein: MIGPGQPQRVGSFRYYLSEQRWEWADAVAQMHGYSPGTMPPTTELLLKHKHPDDRERVTRAFDKILRGEPFSSRHRIIDTHGRTHWVVVVGDRLLADDGGLLGASGFYIDVSDAMQSDLTEAVAEIAASRAEIEQAKGILMMSYRIDADRAFELLVWRSQETNTKVRDIALQFMQAVTGIEFSADTTQQIDRILINLPVASPQQP